Genomic segment of Hoplias malabaricus isolate fHopMal1 chromosome 14, fHopMal1.hap1, whole genome shotgun sequence:
tctccattctgtcacctgtcccgtctcctttccagtctcttgttgcccccctttgtcactCTCATTTCATGTCCCCAGTCCCATCTCATAGATCCAGTCCTGTCACGttcccagctccatttcctttgtctgttcccgtcctgtcctgagtcctgtcccccatggttccttgtcttgtcttagtctgtcttgttttccgtgccctctcctgtgccagctcctggggggtttaggtgtacgcgccccaggagttgcgcgttcaggggggggcatctgtcacgccctcgtctcgtcacctctgttttccccggtcatgtgctcttttagcacatggctatgttttgtttatgttcttgtctccgcccttgtcccgcctttgttctgccttctcgtccgtgtcatgtgttaacccgtcctcctcgttagcTGTCCAGGTGCATCTCGTctatgttgtgtatttaagtcctcttccATCTTTTCCTGTGGTCGTTCATTTTGTATTGTCAGTTTACTAGTCAAGTCGTGTTTTTGCTATGTTCCGAGTCCTGTCGTgttgtctctttccctctcctagtCTAGTCATTTTGaccatatcgtccagctctaattGAGCTGTAagtagagacagacagacaaaagcTGCGtcataaatattaacattttcagATATTCTAAATGTTAAATCTGTGTTCAGAAACTGACAACAGAATATAGAAATGACATACACTGTAAATAACAGTGAAGAGCATAAAGTAAAGAACCCTCCATAATGTACCTTGCAATTCTGTTCCCAGAAAGACTTTGGCAGCAGCTGAACAGGATAATGTGTTTCCCATCCATGAACGTCTGTAGAAATGTATTCCAGTCTCCTGGCTCGGGCTCTGCCTTATTCATCCGGTCAAAGTGAAAATACGAGACTGCGTTGTCTTTAGCATTGCGAGCTACATAGACAACCTGGAGAGGAAATAGGGAACCATAAATGTTAAACCATTAAATGTTAATCCATTTTCAGGAACCATTAGCATTAACTGTGTTTGAGAGCATAGGCTCCAGATACTGTACCCTGCAGTTCTGTTCCCAGAAGGACTTGGGCAACAACTGAACAGGAAGATGAGTTTTGATGAGTCGTGGAGTGGTGGGCAACTTGTTTACCTGCTCCACCCCTGTTCAAGGACAAAAACATGTCACCTGTTCTCATCTGTTTGTGTCCAGAGATAATGACTTATACATCACATCTGAGTTATTGGGTGTCTGATCATGATGAGGATAGTGACTGACCTGAAGGTAACCCAGGGAAAGCTGACTCAAGGAAAGGTACTCGAAAGTATATGGGCAGCGACGTTTGACATTCTGGTGCTGTATTGCCAAAATAGAGAAGGTCCAAAATATAGGACACCCAAGTGGTCCCTGTCATGAAAACACAGCCTTTCACCCATCAAAGTATGGGATTCACGTACAGTTCAATTTACAAAACTTGGTTTTAATGACAAATATATGTATAGTGAATGATCACTTGACTAGAAAAACCTAAttagtttctacactcattttatcagttccactcaccatacaggggcactttgtagtactacaattacagactgtagttcatctgtttctctgcatatatTCTtatcccatttcaccctgctctttacTGCTCAGAACAACAAGTGCagctatgatttgggtggtgaatcattgtCAGTGCTTCAGTGATGCTGACGTGGTTTTGATGTGTTAGCATGTGTTGTGctgctatgagtggatcagacacagcagtgctgttggagttttaaagctctcagtgccactgctggactggaaatattccaccaatcaaaaatacAGCGATAGAAGcaacctgtgtccactgatgagcTACTTTCCCTGACGTTATATCTACAAAGTGGATCAACGGGTTAGATGTGTCTTAtggagtgggcagtgagtggacaccATGTTTAAAACTACACCAGCTACATAGAGAAGTGCATCgatgatgtgaccatctccaagaccatcaccatccgctccaaccagaagccgaggttgaatgcagaggtgcgtgTGCTACTGAAGGCTAGAGATGTCACTTTCAAATCAGGCGATAaggcggccctgagaacagcgagggccaaaTTCTCCcgagctatcagagaggcaaagcgtgcacacggtcagatcatccacagccacttccagagcagtagagacactcggcgcatgtggcagggcatccagagcatcaccagctacaagactacaccacctgcttgtgacggagatgcttccctaccagacgtgctgaaccatttctacgcacGGTTTGAGGCGCAGAACAACGTAACGGCGAGAAAAAccaccccttctcccagcgaccaggtgctgtcttttactgcagccgacgtgaggaaaactctatgcagagtcgacccgcggaaagctgctggaccagaaaACATTCCcggcagagtgctcagagaatgtgcagaccagcttgctgatgtctttactgatatcttcaacatctctcttagcagcgccgttgttccaacatgctttaagaacaccaccatcatccctgtgcctaagaattcttctgtgtcctgcctcaatgactatcgtcccgttgcactcacacctgttatcacaaagtgcttcgagaggcttgtcatgaggcacatcaaaaccctacttccccccacactggaccctctacagttcgcgCATCGTCCTAAACCTTCAACagacgatgccatatccaccacgctccacctgacactcacccacctggacaagaaagacacatacgcccgaatgctgttcatagacttcagctcagcattcaacaccatcattcctcagcacctgatcgggaagctgaatatactgggccttaacacttctctctgcaactggatcctggacttcctgactaggagacctcagtcagtccggattggtaggaacacctccagcaccatcacactgaacactggagccccccagggctgcgtgctcagtccactgctgttcacactgctgacccatgactgtgcagcgatgcacagctcaaatcatatcatcaagttcactgatgacacgactgtggtgggtctcatcagtaagaactacaagtcagcatacagagaggaggtgcagcggctaactgactggtgtgaagtcaacaacctgtctctgaacgtggacaaaaccaaagagatggttgtagacttcagaaaaacaaggggtgagcactcgccgctgaacatcgacaactctgctgtggagattgtcaagaataccaaattccttggtgttcacctagtgGATGATTTtacctggtccactaacaccagtaacatcagaaagaaagcccagcaacgcctctacttcctgcgaaggctgaagaaggttcaTCTCCCACCTCCTATCCTCACCACTttttacagaggagtcatcgagagcatcatgaccagctgcatccctgtctggtttgggaactgcactgtggcagtccctccagcggatcgtgaggacagctgagaagattatcggtgtgtctcttccctccatcacagacatttacaccactcgctgcacccgcaaagcactcagcattgtgggagatcacacacactcttcaacctactgccgtctggaaaaaggtatcgaagcattcgagccctcacatccagactccataacagcttcttcccacatgctatcagactcctaaacacctagagactgagacggGACTGAAGAAGCGCACCCACACACCTTCACAAAACACTGGtttgttggactgaaaatgatataCGGAAAACGAGTTTACACATATCatgtttacatcatggttacatccagtcaccgtttacagcacaaatacactttaaattgcagtgtctctccccctcagcccccccccccccccccccccccccccgccccccgtacttatggttttgcactgtcttgtattgtattgtattgtattgtatggctattgttttgtattttcttaaccatgtcttttgcactttaatgcgtgtgcactgtttcatgtttGCACTAGGTGCACTTTAAtcttgtgtattgttttatgtagcaccttggtcctggaggaacgctatttcatttcactgtgtactgtaaacactgtatactgctgaaatgacaataaacttcttgaacttgaacttgaaaaacttgagcagcactgctgtctgatccactcgtaccagctcAAGACACGCAACACATTCCCACcacgtcagtatcactgcagcgcAGACAATGATCCATTATATAACATCAGAAAGCATGCAGACAAACAGGTctacagactacagtctgtatttaTATAACttcagagtgctcctgtattgtcagttgagctgataaaatggacaatgagtgtagatacaaggtagatgttcctaatccagtgatcgctCTGTGTATAATAGATTACTTTTATTATCAAATTATGAATTAAAACATATCCACACACCTGCTTTGGGAAAAGTGGAAACAACAATGTCATCTGGTCTCGCCTGAAAGTTCTGAAGGTTCTCCCAGTtgtcagttgtttttttttcttttctttttaaactctaAGCTTGTAGCAACTTACTTGGCCAACTTTCACTATCGTCCCCTACCACAGGATTGTCAGAATGAGGGTTTGCGTGCTGCCGCATGTGCTTGAGAAAGATGCTGTCTCACTGAACACTGTGAGTgagaggaaggaaaaaaaaaactggtccAGGATGTACAGTTGTATACAAAGGATTTTTCACCTCAGGTCAATGACTtggtttatttgatttattgatttttccAGGTGAGTACAGGTTAAATTGCCCTCTAAAGGGGCAAAGGTTAAACATTAACattctgaataaaaatgtaccttaaaatttgcaCATAcctcatttttaattatattttccaGTTTTAAATGTATGCATTTTAATGTGCATAATATTTTTCTCTGTAGACCATGATATTTTCACTTACACAATGTGTAATTTggccatgagtacccaaacatTTCATACTACTATAGCTTTCATTATACTGTGTTAATGTTGCCTTAAATCTCAGTTCGAAACTGGAGAGTGGTGTTCTTCATTTTCTGCTTGTAACGTTCCTCCAACTTCTCATTCTGAGCCACAGTGAAGTGATTCTTCCAGTCCCCAactttt
This window contains:
- the LOC136666262 gene encoding cytosolic sulfotransferase 3-like codes for the protein MRKEKKTTDNWENLQNFQARPDDIVVSTFPKAGTTWVSYILDLLYFGNTAPECQTSLPIYFRVPFLESAFPGLPSGVEQVNKLPTTPRLIKTHLPVQLLPKSFWEQNCRVVYVARNAKDNAVSYFHFDRMNKAEPEPGDWNTFLQTFMDGKHIILFGPWYDHVRGYWEKKQTYSNIHYMFYEDMVGDTVREFEGLCSFLGLSPSVEDRERVIQGVHFEQMKQNKMTNYTTVPGFDTKETTFMRKGKVGDWKNHFTVAQNEKLEERYKQKMKNITLQFRTEI